The segment TAAAATAGTCCTTTGTTGCTCCTCAGTCATAGTATAACACAATCCAAATGTTTTTACCAATTATTACTATATTTTTTTCTTAAATATAGACATAAAAGTGTATATAAAAATAAGAGCATATATCGCTCTTATTTTTATACGTAACTCATTTTCTTAGCCTGCTCATCTAAAATTTCTTCATGGAAGTGTATTTGTGCAGCATAGTGATACGGCCATACATATAAACCAGCCAGGCCAAATGTAATAATGACAAGAAGGAACCAGCCAATGAAGGATAAATCAAGTGTAAAGCGTTTAAACTTGTAGCCTTTCATCAACTTTCGACTAGACCGAATGATTGAAAAAGCGCCTGTATATTCTTCGCGTTCTAATTGATCAAACAAGATATATTCTACCTGTGAATAAGCATAGAATTGTGGAATATAAAGAGCAATTCCTAAAACCATAAGTAGGATACCTCCCATGGCCATTAGCCCTAGTATGGCAAGGATTTCCATAGGAAGTGCATCAGGGTCTAAGGATTGACTGGATGCAGCTATGATTGTAATCATCGTTCCAGCACCGATAAGTAAACCAATACCAAGGTAAAACAGTAGTCCCCAAAGGAAGAGCAAGAAACTTGTTAAAATGTAGGTTCGAAAGATTTTCCAGAAATCTTTATGATTGAAAATCATCAGCACATCGTTAAATGATGTGGAAGTTTTTACCCCTTTGATAAGATGAAATATAGTGCATATAATGGATAAGTGCAGTAGTCCTAATAGCAATCCGTAAAATATTGGAAACAAGGAGGTAGAAATAAAGTAGCTAGGACTGGCAAGTTCCTCAGCTGACACTCCAGCAAGGCTATTGCGAGAGAAAGAAATTAACTGAACGATAACAGAAATAGTGACGGGGATGACAGCCACTTGATAGATACCAGGTGTCTCGTTTAGTGTTTGGCGAGCCCGCTCACGTATATTAGAAATTGTAAACATCTACATAACCTCCTTGCTGAATATTGTAACATAATTCTAGATGACAAGCTAGGCTTTTTTTGATAGACTGGAAGGTGCTGTGGTAATTTGTCAGTTTGTTGTGATGCGCCTATCTATTTACTATTAAATAAGTAGAAGACAAGGTAAATATCGCTGAAATAAGCGAGAACATTTAAGACATTCTGATGGATTAGACCATGCAAGATTGAGAAACTGTATTTCCAGGTAAGGTACTTTTATGGATGATATGAAAGAGCTGAACTGTGAATCCAGAACTAATATCCTAGGACTGTTTTTCCTAGCGGGAGGTAAATAAAACATGACAGATGTTCCAATCAAGTATCGCTTGATTAAGAAAGAAAAGCACACAGGTGCACGTTTGGGCGAAATAATTACCCCACACGGGACCTTTCCAACCCCCATGTTTATGCCAGTTGGAACTCAGGCAACGGTAAAAACCATGTCACCTGAAGAATTGAAGGCGATGGGTTCAGGAATTATCCTATCTAATACCTATCATTTGTGGCTTCGTCCAGGTGACGAATTGGTGGCGCGTGCAGGTGGTTTGCACAAATTTATGAATTGGGATCAACCGATTTTGACTGACTCAGGTGGTTTCCAGGTTTATTCTTTGGCGGATAGTCGCAATATCTCAGAAGAAGGAGTGACCTTCAAAAACCATCTCAATGGTAGTAAGATGTTCCTGTCACCTGAAAAAGCTATTTCCATTCAGAACAATCTTGGCTCTGACATTATGATGAGCTTTGATGAGTGTCCGCAGTTCTACCAGCCTTATGACTATGTAAAAAAATCCATCGAAAGAACAAGTCGTTGGGCAGAACGTGGTCTCAAGGCTCACCGCCGTCCGCATGACCAAGGTTTATTTGGTATTGTCCAAGGTGCTGGTTTTGAAGATCTTCGTCGCCAATCAGCCCATGATTTGGTTAGTATGGATTTTCCAGGATACTCTATTGGAGGATTGGCTGTTGGTGAAACACACGATGAAATGAATGCTGTACTGGACTTCACGACCCCTCTTTTACCGGAGAATAAGCCACGCTATCTCATGGGTGTTGGAGCACCAGATAGCTTGATTGATGGCGTGATTCGTGGGGTTGATATGTTTGACTGTGTATTACCAACACGTATTGCGCGTAATGGAACCTGTATGACCAGTCGTGGACGTCTTGTGGTGAAAAATGCCCAGTTCGCTGAGGATTTTACACCGTTAGATCCAGAGTGCGATTGCTACACATGTAAAAACTATACACGTGCATATCTCCGCCATTTACTTAAGGCCGACGAGACGTTTGGTATTCGTTTGACAAGTTATCACAACCTCTACTTCCTAATCAACCTGATGAAAAATGTCCGTCAGGCCATTATGGATGATAATTTATTGGAGTTCCGTCAAGACTTTATGGAAAAATATGGTTATGGCAAGAATGGTAGAAACTTTTAACGTTGAAAATAACCCTAAAATATTTGAAAATGAACTTTCGATAATAAGCATGATTAAAATAATTTGGCTCTATAATTTCTAACTTAATTTCATAAGAAAAACACCCCAATCGTTAGATTTTGTGTCTAACTTTTGGGGTGCAGTTCATTTTTGGAAATCGCTTTTTTTTATTGTCTAAACACTACGTTTTGTAATTGGTGTTAACTGAAAGTTAATTCTTCAAATTTTGTACAAAAGTTTTCTGTAACCTTCTTGAGATTAATTGTAAGTATGCTGGCTACACGATCGCTGTGAATCAGAGGTGTTGCACCTGGATTTAGCTCCAATGCCTTCTTAATGGTCTTCATATCTAGTGGGCTAACATTATGATGACAATTCTCATAAGAGATGATAGAACACAATCATATTTCTATTTAATAGCATTGAGATAAGTTCTGACACCTAAACTGTATTGTAATTATGTGATATCATTATTCAATATTTGGTTTTGGGCTGTGAATTCTCGATTGATCAAGTAATCTACGTAGAATCTCTCACCAGCTTTTGTACAAGACTGTCTTATACGACGTATTACAAAGTTTGAGCCTTTTGATGGGGCTAAGTTGTTATTCCGAATTTATTCTGAATTTTCTTAGGTTTATTGGTATATAGTGTCCTGTATAGAATTCAACCAATATGGATTACTGGTAGACATCAATGTTACAGCAGATTTCAATCATGATTTCCATTTGGAAAGCCTACTATTTTTTCTACCATTTGTCAAGCCTGTCAAGGTATTTGATGAAAAATATTTTGAGTTCAATAGTCAAAATAAGGAAATTGTTTTCTTTTGGACTAAAGTTTCGTGTAAAAAAGAGTACACGAAATTAACACCTTATGTTGAAAATTTTTGATAAGGTGTTACAATAATATAGCATAAACAATCTTACTGATTTTGGGTAGAACGATAATCGTAAAGTTTGTTATGCGTTATGAGGTAATACATTGTCCGAATGAGACGATGTATGGAGGCAATCGTGTGTGGCTTTGTAGAAGTCGTTTGCGATTGTCTTTTTCGTTTCTCATAAAAGTCGGCGATATGGCAAGGATTGGTGTGACTGGCTGAAGCGATATTGTGAATACATTTGAACAGAATCTTTCTAGCGTAGGGATTGCCACGCTTGGTAATGTGTTCCTTAGCGAGGAAGTTACCAGATTCATAGTGTCTCAGGTCAATACCGATAAAGGCATTGATTTGATTGGCAGACTGAAAACGGCGAATATCTCCCAGTTCACCAATAATACTTGTTGCAGTAGTCTCAGCTATTCCAGGAATAGAGAGCAGAATGTCATATTCAGGTAATGGCTGAGCTAGTTCCACCATTTGGTCTAGAACAGTTTGTCTCTGTTCAGAAAGTCTAAGCAATTCTTTTGCATAGTAACGAACCTCTTCCAGCATTGGAGAGGTTTTCTTGACGGCACAATACGATTGATTAGCTAGTGCTATCAGCTTCTCAGCTAAATACGCCACACGCTTGTCCGAAATACGTTTTGAGGTGGACTGACGAATGCTCTCTAAGAGTTCGTCCTTGCTTAAATCAAGCACGAAGTCCTTGCAAGGAAACGCAGTAACTAAGTTCCAGTATTGTTCCCCAGTTGGCTTTGATAAGACAGTCTCTATCTCTGGAAACGTGACTTGCAAGACCTTGTGCAGACGGTTTTTAGCTCGAACGATGTCCTCAGTTAAGTTCTGATAGAAGCGACTTAAAGCTCGCAGTTCTTGATAGACTTCTTCTTGGACATAAGTGGGTTTACGATTCAGCACAAATTGAGATTGAGCCAGTTTTTCGGCGTCAATTTGATCTGTTTTCCGCACACGCAAGCTATCCAGTTGCTTCTTAGCTTCTAAGGGATTAAGCCGTGTATAAGCGTAGCCATGTTCATCCAGAAAAGCTTGAAGACGACGAGAATAGACACCTGTTGCTTCAAAGATGATTTCTGGCTTATGGACGGTTTTCAAATCGCCAAGTAGCCGAGCAAAGCCTAAGGCGTCATTGGACATGGTATAGCCATGAACTTTCTCACTATTGACTAGAATGGCCACTTCTGAACTTGCCTTACTCACATCAATCCCAAAAACTGCACGCATGATATTACCTCTTTGTCTTGAATGATTCCTTGTTTTAATGATGTCATTTTCAATACTCGACGTCAGGCGTCCCACATACTTTGATAACATTCTTTCTAAAACAGGTGTCTTGCCAGTTTTTGATGCGACGTCTAGCGTCAAAAGAGTTCTCGACTTAACAAGACACCTCTACTTTATCATAAAGAAAAAGTAGTGACTACTCTCTCCCGTCGGAGATTTCCTCACTACTAATCTTAGTATGTTTTTGTGCAATAGAATAAAAGACTACTTGTAATTTGAATTTCAGGCTTTTAAGCATATCTGAGTTTTTCCATGACTCATATTTTTGGATAGAATGGATAAAGCTCTATTAAATACCACGTAGTTATAATTTTCCACCCTATTATATATTGAAATCCTTTTACTGTAATTTGTTAGCTGGTGTAACCTACTTAGTTTTTTTGTTTCTTATCTAGGAAACGTTAAATCCGGTATATGTAAAAACTGTTGAACAGCTGTAGCAATACCTCCATATAGTGTTGCTGTATCACCTAGGTTCGAAATTGTTAAGGAGACCTTTTGTGCAAATTGACTATTAATTTCTGATTCCAATTTATCTAGAAGTTTGGGTATCTTAGCATACAGCGAGCTATTGATAATTACTAGTTGAGGATCACAAAGCATGATGAGATTATTAATACCAATAGCTTGATGATAGATCTGTTGGTTTATGAGTTCCTGAGTGAAGGAATCTGAGCAAAGATAATATTGAGAAATTAGGTCCGAATTAGCATGCTTAAGGTTATAGTGTTTGGAGAATTCTTGATATACGACTAGATTTGATGCATATTTCTCTAAGCATCCCAAATTACCACAATTACAAGCCTTGCCTTTGGGGTGTAAAATGGTATGTCCAATTTCACCAGCTTGTCCATGAGCTCCAGTCTGCAAGCGTTTATCCTGAATAATACCTGCTCCGATACCGCTATGGATACTGATGCTGATAAGATTGTCTCTGGATTGTGAGAAGGTAAATTCTCCTAATGCCGAAAGATTAGCCTCATTTTCCAAGTAGATAGGGAAATAGAACCGTTTTTCCAGTTCTTTTTTTAAAGGAAAATCTTTCAAATCATAAGAAGGGGTGAAACGGATGTGATTATCCACCACAATCCCATGAATGGCCAGAGTCATGCCGACCACATCGTGTAGGGTCAGTGGCGCTGCTGACAGTAATTCTTTGCTGTATTGTTCGATGTAATCGATAATATTTTCTCTGTTTAAGAGATGACGTTCTCTAAATTGACGAATAATAGTGCCGTCAAGGTAGCTGATTGCTCCACTGATGTAGTTATAGCCCAAGTCAAAGGCAATCACCAGACCAGCCTTGCCACAAAAATTGACAAAAATAGGTTTTCGTCCCCCGGTCTTACCAGATTGTCCAATTCCTGTTTCTTCCACAAGGCCACTATCGATGAGAGAAGTAGTAATAGACGAGACGCTAGCCTTATTGAGTCCGGTTTCCTTAGCAATTTGAGCTCTAGACAGGCCTTTGTTTTCAATAATAGTTTGAAGCACTAAGGCTTCATTTTGTTCACGAATTAAGTATTTATCTGTAGTCATTCTCATTTCCTTTTGACGAGATTATTTCTAGATGTTTTTACTGTTATTATGCCACAAAAAGGGGAATAAGCCAAAAATAAAAAAAAATTTAAAAGCGCTTGACAAAGAAGTGTTGATATGTTACTCTCTCTGTGTAAGTTAGTTTAACAAAAAAACTAACAAAAGTCAATACATATAAGGAGAATATTATGTCATATTTCCCACATTTATCACCAATTAAATATGAAGGTACAGCAACAACAAATCCTTTTGCTTTTCGCCATTACAATCCTGACGAGGTGATTGAAGGTAAAACAATGAAAGAGCATTTGCGGTTTGCTCTTGCTTATTGGCATACCATGACACAAGATGGTTCAGATCCATTTGGTTATCCAACAAACGAGCGCACATGGTTTGGGGAAACTGTTATGGAGACAGCTCACAATCGAGTGGATGCGTTTTTTGAAATTCTTGAAAAACTTGGAGTGGATTATTTCTGTTTCCATGATATTGATATTGCTCCGGCGGGGGATTCTTTAGAAGAATTCTTTTCTAACCTTGATGAAATTACAGACCATATTAAAGCAAAAATGGAAGAGACGGGGAAAAAACTTCTTTGGAATACAGCAAATATGTTTTCTCACCCTCGTTTCAACAATGGTGCAGCCTCCTCAAATAATGCAGAAGTCTTTGCCTATGCAGCTGCTCAAGTTAAGAAGGGGTTGGACATTTCTAAAAAACTTGGTGGCGAAAACTATGTCTTCTGGGGCGGACGTGAAGGGTACGAATCTTTGATCAATACTGACATGAAGTTTGAGCAAGAAAACATTGCCCGACTCTTCAAAATGGCGATTGCCTATGGTGAAAAGATTGGTCATAAGCCACAGTTCTTGATTGAGCCAAAACCAAAAGAACCGTCAAAACATCAGTATGATTTTGATGCGGCGACTACCATGGCCTTCATTCTCAAACACGGTCTTGAAGGAGATTTCAAGTTGAACCTAGAAGCTAACCACGCGACCCTTGCAGGGCACACCTTTGAACATGAGCTAAATGTGGCGCGTGACTTTAATGCTCTTGGGTCGATTGACGCCAACCAAGGCGATATGCTTCTGGGCTGGGATACGGATGAGTTCCCGACAAACATCTACGACACCACCTTTACCATGCTTGAAATTTTGGCAAATGGAGGTCTAGCACCAGGTGGCATCAACTTTGATGCTAAGGTCCGTCGTTCATCCTTTGAAATGGAAGACCTTCTTTTAGCTCATATTGCTGGTATGGATACCTATGCGCGAGGTTTGAAAGCGGCAGCCAAAATTCGCTCTGATCGTTTCTTAGAGAACTTGAAAGAAAAACGCTATGCGAGCTATAAAGAAGGCATTGGTGCCAGCATTCTTGCAGATAAGGAAGACTTAGAAAGTCTCACTGCATATGCCTTGGAACACGACAATCCAAAATTAGAATCCAGCCATTTAGAGTTAGTCAAATCGCAATTAAATGATTATTTAGTATAAGGGGGGGTGTGGGGGATAGATGCCTTCCCACTTGTAGAAAGTAGGTTCGTATGTCTTATGTTTTAGGTATTGATCTTGGAACCAGTTCTTTAAAGGGGCTTTTGGTTACCAAAGAAGGAGAGCTTGTGGCGTCTGTCTCTGCTGAGTATGATTTGATGCATTTGCAACCAGGATTTAGTGAGCAGAATCCTAAAGATTGGCTTCTAGCTTGTGATAAGGTCTTTGATGCGTTGACAGATAAGGTAGCAGATTTTACCTCTCAATTAGAAGGTATTAGCTTTTCTGGCCAAATGCATAGTCTAGTCCTTTTAGATGGACGTGGCCATGTTTTACGACCGGCTATCTTGTGGAATGATACACGAACAAGTGCCCAGTGTCGTCAAATTGAAGAAAAACTTGGTAATCGCTTATTGGCGATTACTCGAAATAGGGCGCTTGAAGGTTTCACCCTACCAAAAATTCTTTGGGTACAGGAAAAGGAACCCGAAATTTGGGCTCAGGTGCGTCAGTTGATGCTACCAAAAGATTATTTGGGCTACTATTTGACAGGTAACCATCATACTGATTTTACTGATGCCGCAGGTACTCTCTTGCTTGATATCGAAAATGGAGAATGGTCTGCTGAAATTGCCGATACGTTTGGTATTCCTATCAGTTATTTACCAAAAGTTGTCGCTTCTTCCGTTCAAATTGGCACCGTTAGAAAGGAACTTCAAGAACGTTATGGTTTAGAAAATGCCGTCCAGGTCTTTGCGGGTGGTGCTGACAATGCTTGTGCAGCGGTGGGAGCAGGAATTTTATCTAGTCAAGTCGGTATGGCAAGTATTGGGACATCAGGTGTTTTCCTCTCTTATGAAGGAAATAAGACACTTGATTATCAAGGAAAACTCCACTTTTTTAACCATGCTTTGAGTGGTAGTTACTATTCCATGGGTGTGACGTTGGCTGCTGGTCATAGTCTCAACTGGTTCCGTGATACCTTTGCCAAAGAGCAGAGCTTTTCGGATTTGTTAGCAACTATCAGTTCCATCTCTCCAGGGTCTAACGGCCTTCTCTTTACACCATATATTGTTGGAGAGAGGACGCCCCATGTTGATAGTCATATTCGTGGCTCATTTATCGGTATTGATACCAGCCATAGATTAGCACATTTTACAAGGAGTGTACTTGAAGGCATTACATTTTCTTTGAAAGATGCTCAAAGTCTTATGACAGAAGTGGCAGGAAAAACTTTTACCCGCATTGTTTCTGTCGGTGGTGGTGTTAAAAATAAAGATTGGCTCCAGATACAGGCAGACGTCTTTAATGCAGAAATTGTAACCTTAAAAGCTGAACAAGGACCAGGCTTAGGTGCGGCGATGCTAGCAGCTCTTGGTTTAGGATGGTTTGAGAATATGGAATCCTGCGCAGACCACTTTGTAGCATACACTGACGCCATTCAGCCAATTCCAGAAAATGTCGCTGTCTACGAAACCATCTATCAGCACTATAAAGCCATTTACCCAAATGTCAAAAATATTAAGTGAGGGTTTTTATGGAAAAATCGTATATGAATAACTGTGAGATGACATATATCGAAAAAAGATTGGAAGATGAACTGTTACGAATTGAAGCTTGGGGAAATAATTCATTACGCATACGGGCATTTCCTACAGGTATAGTTGAAGAACATGTTAATGCCTTGACAGAACCAGTTCCGAATCCGCACTGTAAAGTAATTATCCATGAAAATGGCAATCAAGAAATAAGAAACGGGAAAATTAGTGCTATTATTGACCATCGTAATAAAATCAGTTTTTTTAATGAAAAAGGAGCATTAATATTACAAGAATTTATTCGCTTACGTGCAGTTAAACATGATGATGGTAGTGAAGATATCAGTACTATTAGTGTCACAAAGGATTTCAATTCTACTTTAAAGTTAAAATCGAGAGAATATCAGGCCAATAATCATGGCTCGGATTTTGCGGTAAAAGCAAGATTTGAGTCGAACCCCAATGAAAAAATTTTTGGTATGGGACAGTATCAGCACGAATTTCTCGATTTAAAAAACACGGTTCTTGAATTAGCACAGCGTAATTCTCAATTTTCAACTCCATTTTATCTATCTAGTCTAGGCTATGGTTTCTTATGGAATAATCCGGGTATAGGTAGTGTTACATTTGCCAAAAATTTGACAGAATGGTCTATGCGGGCTACTACTTATATTGATTATTGGATTACGGTAGGCGATACTCCTAAAGAAATATTAAATCAGTATTGTTTGGTTACAGGTTTTGCCCCTTTGATGCCGAAACGCTTACTTGGTCTTTGGCAAAGTAAGTTGAGATACAGAACTCCCCAAGAAGTGTTGGATGTTTTAGAAGGTTATCGTCGGAGAAACATTCAATTATCCACAATTGCAATTGATTACTTTCATTGGCCAAAGCAAGGAGAGTATCGATTTGATGAAAAATTTTGGCCGAATGTCAAAGAACTTATTAGCGAAATAAAAAATCATTATAATGTGGAACCTATTATTTCAATCTGGCCAACTGTGCAATCGGATGCCAATAATTTTCAGACCTATCAGCAGAATGGATATCTTATTGGTATTAATAAGGGAATTCGCTTTTCGATGAATATTCAAGGGCAGACTACTTTTATTGATACAACTAACCGAGAGGCTTGTCAATATGTTTGGCAACAGATAGAAGCAAATTATAAGAAAAATGGCATTAACTATTACTGGATTGATGTAGCTGAACCAGGTTATGCAGTCTATGATTTTGATAATTATCGATACCAAAAAGGTCCAGTTCTTCAATGTGGGAATCTCTATCCTATTGGTTACTTGAAAATGATTTTTGATGGCAATAGTCAACAAGATTCAGAAGTTATTCTAGTTAGGGGGGCTTGGGCTGGAGCACAAAAATATGGTGCTTTACCTTGGTCAGGTGATATTGACTCTAGTTTTGAGTCTTTAAGAAATCAGGTCAATACAGGATTAAATGTTGGAATGGCTGGTTTGCCATGGTGGACAACAGATATCGGAGGGTTTCATGGAGGAAATGCTGACGATCCAGAATTCAGAGAGTTGATGATTAGATGGTTTCAATATTCTACCTTTTCACCGATTTTGAGAATGCATGGAGATCGCTTACCACATTCAAAATCTCTTTCTAACGAAGGTGGAGGGAAAATGCCTACAGGAGCACCTAATGAAATTTGGTCGTTTGGTAGGGAGGTGGAAAACATAATGATGCGATTCATCCGTATACGCGATGGGTTGAAGGAATATCTTTATCATCTAATGAAAGAAGCTCATGATTTTGGTTACCCGGTGATGAGATCCTTATTTTTTGAATATCCAAATGATTCAATGGCATGGGATGTGGATAACACTTATATGTTGGGAGACTCTATTTTAGTAGCCCCTATTGTAGACTATCAACTCAGAGAAAGGATAGTTTATTTACCTGATGATAGAGAGTGGGTGCATCTGTTTAGTGAAAAGGAGTATCAAGGCGGTAGTTCTTACCTAATTCAAGCTCCTCTTGATGAGATTCCAGTATTTATTGTAAAAAATAAGTGGAGAGAAATTTCTACATATTTAGGCTCAATATAAGACTTTTATAACTAGTGGGGATGTATAAATGGTCGGTATGGAAGATATACATTTTATTGACGGAGGTTGGGAGTATTCAGATGAAAATCTTCAACTCAGGGTTCTTTTCTATGAAACTAATCTTATTTATGTCTCATGCTCCCCAATCAATGTTGCGCTTACACGGGAAAAATCTTTAGAACGATTAAGTGTCCCCCCCTACATAGAGCATTTTTTTCAGAATGGAATACTACATTCAAAAAATAGGCAAATACAGGTTGAATTTGATGGCTGGCATTTAACCTTTTATGATGGCGAAAAAAGATTATTAGAGGAGTATTTACGTAAACTCTCTCCAGTAAGGCGAATGATTGGGGAAGAATATGGTAACGTTAATATTCAGGAGCAACGTAGCTCTGCTCTGAATATATTACCTAGGGAGTTTATTTCCTTATCAGAAGAGAACTACCATGCTTATGCAAGATTTGAAGCAGATCCTAGTGAAAAAATAATAGGCTTAGGTGCTTATCAAGATTCTCTATGGAATAAAAATGGAGGAGACTATGAATTAGCTCAAAGAAATTCTCAAAATGCACTACCATTCTATATTTCAGATAAAGGCTATGGATTTATTTGGCATTCTTCAGCAATTGGTAGAGTGACCTTAGGAAATAACAGGTATACTTGGGAATCTCAAGAAACGAAAGAAATTCACTATACAATATTTTGTTCAGACAGCCCCAAGGGTGTACTACAGACCCTGACCAGTTTCACTGGAAGAGCTCCCATGATCTAGGATTGTGGCAGAGTAAATTACGTTATCAAACTACTCAAGAAGTCAATGAGGTATTTACTGGATATAAGTTTAGAAACTTACCACTATCAGTCATTGTTATCGACTATTTTCACTGGACAGAAGAAGGTGACTACTATTTTGATCAGACTTACTGGAGAGGCATTGAGAGGCTTGCTACAAATTGTAGAGAGGCTGGAGTCGAATTAATGATATCTGTTTGGCCAACAGTAAGTAAAGAGTCACGGCACTTCAAGTGGTTTAATAGTGAGAACCTGTTAATACAAAATAATACTCGGACAAAGAAATCAGTCGCCTTATTTAACGGGTCATATCTTTTAGATTTATCCAGATCGTGGATGAGAATAATCCTGAAATACCTATTATTAAAAAATTATAGGAGGAAAGGTATACAATTATTTTGGGCAGATCAAGCGGAACCCGAGTTAGATAGCTATCACCATAATCGATATAGTATATCAGGCATTAACTTTGCAAGTTGTGCTAATCGTTATTCTTTATGGTATTTGGAGGCCATTCCTAAATATATAATTAATGATAAAAAGATAATATTTCCAACATTGATTAGGAATGTTTGGTTTGGAAGTCAAGAACAAGGAGCCTTGGCATGGTCCGGTGATATAGAAGGATCATTTGAATCATTAAGAGAACAAATAAGAATTGGTTTATCTATGGGAATCTGTGGACAAAGTTGGTGGACAACAGATATCGGAGGATTCCATGAGTATAAAAATGATGCGAACTATTTTAGAGAACTATTAATCAGATGGTTTCAATTTGCGACATTTACTCCAATTTTACGAATGCATGGAGATAGGCAACCCCACACCCCATCAATCGGGAAATCTGGTGGAGGGATTAGAACGAGTGGGGCATCAAATGAAATCTGGTCCTTTGGAGAAAAAGTTGAACAAATTTTAACAAAATTCCTTCATATTAGGGAAATATTACTACCATATTTAACTGTTATCTATACAGAATGTCATTTGACAGGTCTCCCTTTGATGCGACCACTATTTTTAGAGTTTCCTAGTGAGCCAGGAAGTTGGGAGATATCTGATTTTTATATGTTTGGTTCGGATTTACTAGTTTGCCCAGTTACTGACGAAAACTGCAAATTTCTGAGAGTCTATTTACCTCGAGGATACGAATGGGTTCACTTATTCACTAAAGAAATATTTATAGGAGGAATGTGGTATGACATAGGTGTATCGCTTGAAAATATACCAGTTTTTAGAAAAAGTACTAGTTCTTTTCTAATGGGCATTGAAGATAAAATTTCAAAAATAGGAGGATAGAATGGGAATTGTTTTAGTTAGAGTTGATCAGCGATTAGTTCAT is part of the Streptococcus suis genome and harbors:
- a CDS encoding DUF975 family protein, which encodes MFTISNIRERARQTLNETPGIYQVAVIPVTISVIVQLISFSRNSLAGVSAEELASPSYFISTSLFPIFYGLLLGLLHLSIICTIFHLIKGVKTSTSFNDVLMIFNHKDFWKIFRTYILTSFLLFLWGLLFYLGIGLLIGAGTMITIIAASSQSLDPDALPMEILAILGLMAMGGILLMVLGIALYIPQFYAYSQVEYILFDQLEREEYTGAFSIIRSSRKLMKGYKFKRFTLDLSFIGWFLLVIITFGLAGLYVWPYHYAAQIHFHEEILDEQAKKMSYV
- a CDS encoding ROK family transcriptional regulator; amino-acid sequence: MTTDKYLIREQNEALVLQTIIENKGLSRAQIAKETGLNKASVSSITTSLIDSGLVEETGIGQSGKTGGRKPIFVNFCGKAGLVIAFDLGYNYISGAISYLDGTIIRQFRERHLLNRENIIDYIEQYSKELLSAAPLTLHDVVGMTLAIHGIVVDNHIRFTPSYDLKDFPLKKELEKRFYFPIYLENEANLSALGEFTFSQSRDNLISISIHSGIGAGIIQDKRLQTGAHGQAGEIGHTILHPKGKACNCGNLGCLEKYASNLVVYQEFSKHYNLKHANSDLISQYYLCSDSFTQELINQQIYHQAIGINNLIMLCDPQLVIINSSLYAKIPKLLDKLESEINSQFAQKVSLTISNLGDTATLYGGIATAVQQFLHIPDLTFPR
- the tgt gene encoding tRNA guanosine(34) transglycosylase Tgt, producing MTDVPIKYRLIKKEKHTGARLGEIITPHGTFPTPMFMPVGTQATVKTMSPEELKAMGSGIILSNTYHLWLRPGDELVARAGGLHKFMNWDQPILTDSGGFQVYSLADSRNISEEGVTFKNHLNGSKMFLSPEKAISIQNNLGSDIMMSFDECPQFYQPYDYVKKSIERTSRWAERGLKAHRRPHDQGLFGIVQGAGFEDLRRQSAHDLVSMDFPGYSIGGLAVGETHDEMNAVLDFTTPLLPENKPRYLMGVGAPDSLIDGVIRGVDMFDCVLPTRIARNGTCMTSRGRLVVKNAQFAEDFTPLDPECDCYTCKNYTRAYLRHLLKADETFGIRLTSYHNLYFLINLMKNVRQAIMDDNLLEFRQDFMEKYGYGKNGRNF
- a CDS encoding IS110 family transposase, producing the protein MRAVFGIDVSKASSEVAILVNSEKVHGYTMSNDALGFARLLGDLKTVHKPEIIFEATGVYSRRLQAFLDEHGYAYTRLNPLEAKKQLDSLRVRKTDQIDAEKLAQSQFVLNRKPTYVQEEVYQELRALSRFYQNLTEDIVRAKNRLHKVLQVTFPEIETVLSKPTGEQYWNLVTAFPCKDFVLDLSKDELLESIRQSTSKRISDKRVAYLAEKLIALANQSYCAVKKTSPMLEEVRYYAKELLRLSEQRQTVLDQMVELAQPLPEYDILLSIPGIAETTATSIIGELGDIRRFQSANQINAFIGIDLRHYESGNFLAKEHITKRGNPYARKILFKCIHNIASASHTNPCHIADFYEKRKRQSQTTSTKPHTIASIHRLIRTMYYLITHNKLYDYRSTQNQ
- the xylA gene encoding xylose isomerase — protein: MSYFPHLSPIKYEGTATTNPFAFRHYNPDEVIEGKTMKEHLRFALAYWHTMTQDGSDPFGYPTNERTWFGETVMETAHNRVDAFFEILEKLGVDYFCFHDIDIAPAGDSLEEFFSNLDEITDHIKAKMEETGKKLLWNTANMFSHPRFNNGAASSNNAEVFAYAAAQVKKGLDISKKLGGENYVFWGGREGYESLINTDMKFEQENIARLFKMAIAYGEKIGHKPQFLIEPKPKEPSKHQYDFDAATTMAFILKHGLEGDFKLNLEANHATLAGHTFEHELNVARDFNALGSIDANQGDMLLGWDTDEFPTNIYDTTFTMLEILANGGLAPGGINFDAKVRRSSFEMEDLLLAHIAGMDTYARGLKAAAKIRSDRFLENLKEKRYASYKEGIGASILADKEDLESLTAYALEHDNPKLESSHLELVKSQLNDYLV
- the xylB gene encoding xylulokinase → MSYVLGIDLGTSSLKGLLVTKEGELVASVSAEYDLMHLQPGFSEQNPKDWLLACDKVFDALTDKVADFTSQLEGISFSGQMHSLVLLDGRGHVLRPAILWNDTRTSAQCRQIEEKLGNRLLAITRNRALEGFTLPKILWVQEKEPEIWAQVRQLMLPKDYLGYYLTGNHHTDFTDAAGTLLLDIENGEWSAEIADTFGIPISYLPKVVASSVQIGTVRKELQERYGLENAVQVFAGGADNACAAVGAGILSSQVGMASIGTSGVFLSYEGNKTLDYQGKLHFFNHALSGSYYSMGVTLAAGHSLNWFRDTFAKEQSFSDLLATISSISPGSNGLLFTPYIVGERTPHVDSHIRGSFIGIDTSHRLAHFTRSVLEGITFSLKDAQSLMTEVAGKTFTRIVSVGGGVKNKDWLQIQADVFNAEIVTLKAEQGPGLGAAMLAALGLGWFENMESCADHFVAYTDAIQPIPENVAVYETIYQHYKAIYPNVKNIK